In Vigna unguiculata cultivar IT97K-499-35 chromosome 3, ASM411807v1, whole genome shotgun sequence, a single genomic region encodes these proteins:
- the LOC114178435 gene encoding uncharacterized protein LOC114178435 isoform X1 — MATRKVIAICQSGGEFVTDKDGLLSYSGGDAYAIDIDQQTNLSDFKSEIAEMFNCNVSTMIIKYFLPGNKKTLITVSKDKDLQRMVSFLGDVNTVDVFVMSEEGAARNNNSNMPGSRSSRTTVSEAVVPVVAPIDVIVDAVQCIDQVEVDVANDVSARSVCSGGNDDSHRKAAQQWENTITGVGQRFNSFSEFREALHKYSIAHGFAYKYKKNDSHRVTVKCKCQGCPWRIYASRLSTTQLICIKKMHYNHTCEGSAVKAGYRATRGWVGSIIKEKLKDSPNYKPKDIADDIKREYGIQLNYSQAWRAKEIAREQLQGSYKEAYTQLPFFCEKIKETNPGSFATFTTKEDSSFHRLFVAFHASISGFQLGCRPLIFLDRTPLNSKYQGELLAATAVDGNDGIFPVAFAVVDTETEDNWCWFLQELKLAISTSEQITFVADFQNGLKSSLSNIFEKCYHSYCLRHLAEKLNKDLKGQFSHEARRFMINDFYAAAYAPKLDTFERSIENIKGISPEAYDWVIQSEPDHWANAFFNGARYNLLSSNFGQQFYSWVSEAHELPITQMIDALRGKMMETIYARRIESNQWITKLTPSKEELLQKETLVARSLQVLFSEGSTFEVRGESVDIVDIDNWDCSCKGWQLTGVPCCHAIAVFECVGRSPYDYCSRYFTVENYQLTYAESIHPVPNVDRPPVQGESAALVMVTPPPTKRPPGRPKIKQVDSIDIIKRQLQCSKCKGLGHNRKTCKVS; from the exons ATGGCTACGAGGAAAGTTATTGCTATATGTCAATCAGGAGGTGAGTTTGTGACAGATAAGGATGGATTATTGTCATACAGTGGAGGGGATGCGTATGCAATAGACATTGATCAACAGACAAATTTAAGTGATTTTAAGTCAGAGATAGCAGAAATGTTCAACTGCAATGTAAGTACGATGATTATCAAGTACTTCCTTCCTGGCAACAAAAAAACACTTATTACAGTGTCTAAAGACAAGGATTTGCAACGCATGGTCAGTTTCCTTGGGGATGTTAACACGGTTGATGTGTTTGTTATGTCAGAGGAAGGAGCTGCTCGAAATAACAATTCCAACATGCCTGGTAGTAG GTCAAGCAGGACAACTGTGTCGGAAGCCGTTGTTCCTGTCGTTGCTCCTATTGATGTCATTGTTGATGCTGTCCAATGCATTGATCAAGTAGAGGTTGATGTAGCTAATGATGTATCTGCACGTTCTGTTTGTTCTGGGGGTAATGATGACAGTCATCGTAAAGCTGCACAACAGTGGGAAAATACCATCACTGGTGTGGGCCAAAGGTTCAATAGTTTTAGTGAATTTCGTGAAGCATTGCATAAATACTCTATTGCTCATGGGTTTGCTtacaaatataagaaaaatgatagTCATCGTGTCACCGTCAAATGTAAATGTCAAGGCTGTCCTTGGAGAATATATGCATCTAGGTTGTCTACCACACAGTTAATTTGCATTAAGAAAAtgcattacaatcatacttgtGAAGGATCTGCCGTTAAAGCTGGGTATCGAGCAACTAGGGGTTGGGTGGGAAGTATTATAAAAGAGAAATTGAAAGATTCACCCAATTACAAGCCAAAGGATATTGCTGATGATATAAAGCGGGAGTATGGGATTCAGTTAAATTATTCTCAAGCGTGGCGCGCAAAAGAAATTGCTAGAGAGCAGCTTCAAGGCTCCTACAAAGAGGCTTATACACAGTTGCCATTTTTCtgtgagaagataaaagagaCCAATCCAGGGAGTTTTGCAACATTCACAACTAAAGAGGACTCAAGTTTCCATCGTCTCTTTGTGGCATTTCATGCCTCAATATCTGGTTTTCAGCTAGGTTGTCGCCCTCTCATTTTCCTTGACAGAACCCCTTTAAACTCAAAATACCAAGGGGAATTATTGGCTGCAACTGCTGTGGATGGAAATGATGGCATTTTTCCTGTGGCTTTTGCAGTTGTTGACACCGAGACTGAAGACAATTGGTGCTGGTTTCTGCAGGAACTGAAATTAGCGATATCAACATCTGAGCAGATCACTTTTGTTGCAGATTTTCAAAATGGCCTAAAAAGTTCATTGtctaatatatttgaaaaatgctACCATAGCTATTGTTTACGTCACCTTGCTGAGAAATTGAACAAGGATTTGAAGGGACAATTTTCTCATGAGGCCAGACGGTTTATGATTAATGATTTTTATGCTGCTGCTTATGCCCCCAAATTGGATACTTTTGAACGTAGTATTGAGAACATTAAAGGTATTTCTCCGGAGGCCTATGATTGGGTGATCCAAAGTGAGCCAGACCACTGGGCAAATGCATTCTTTAATGGAGCAAGGTATAATCTCCTTTCATCAAATTTTGGACAGCAGTTCTACAGTTGGGTGTCAGAGGCACATGAGTTGCCAATTACTCAAATGATTGATGCATTACGAGGTAAGATGATGGAAACAATTTATGCACGACGCATAGAATCTAATCAATGGATTACAAAGTTGACACCATCCAAGGAGGAATTGCTACAAAAGGAAACATTAGTTGCTCGTTCACTTCAAGTATTGTTCTCTGAAGGTAGCACATTTGAGGTCCGTGGAGAATCTGTtgatattgttgatattgataATTGGGATTGCAGCTGCAAGGGGTGGCAACTTACTGGTGTCCCATGCTGTCATGCCATTGCTGTCTTTGAATGTGTCGGTAGGAGTCCATATGATTATTGTTCAAGATACTTCACAGTTGAGAATTATCAATTAACGTATGCAGAATCTATTCACCCTGTGCCAAATGTTGACAGACCACCTGTCCAGGGTGAATCCGCTGCTTTAGTTATGGTAACCCCTCCACCAACTAAGCGCCCTCCAGGTCGGCCAAAAATAAAGCAAGTTGACTCGATAGACATAATTAAACGTCAGCTTCAGTGTAGTAAATGCAAGGGACTTGGCCACAATAGGAAGACGTGCAAAGTTTCATAG
- the LOC114178435 gene encoding protein FAR1-RELATED SEQUENCE 4-like isoform X2, with translation MPGSRSSRTTVSEAVVPVVAPIDVIVDAVQCIDQVEVDVANDVSARSVCSGGNDDSHRKAAQQWENTITGVGQRFNSFSEFREALHKYSIAHGFAYKYKKNDSHRVTVKCKCQGCPWRIYASRLSTTQLICIKKMHYNHTCEGSAVKAGYRATRGWVGSIIKEKLKDSPNYKPKDIADDIKREYGIQLNYSQAWRAKEIAREQLQGSYKEAYTQLPFFCEKIKETNPGSFATFTTKEDSSFHRLFVAFHASISGFQLGCRPLIFLDRTPLNSKYQGELLAATAVDGNDGIFPVAFAVVDTETEDNWCWFLQELKLAISTSEQITFVADFQNGLKSSLSNIFEKCYHSYCLRHLAEKLNKDLKGQFSHEARRFMINDFYAAAYAPKLDTFERSIENIKGISPEAYDWVIQSEPDHWANAFFNGARYNLLSSNFGQQFYSWVSEAHELPITQMIDALRGKMMETIYARRIESNQWITKLTPSKEELLQKETLVARSLQVLFSEGSTFEVRGESVDIVDIDNWDCSCKGWQLTGVPCCHAIAVFECVGRSPYDYCSRYFTVENYQLTYAESIHPVPNVDRPPVQGESAALVMVTPPPTKRPPGRPKIKQVDSIDIIKRQLQCSKCKGLGHNRKTCKVS, from the exons ATGCCTGGTAGTAG GTCAAGCAGGACAACTGTGTCGGAAGCCGTTGTTCCTGTCGTTGCTCCTATTGATGTCATTGTTGATGCTGTCCAATGCATTGATCAAGTAGAGGTTGATGTAGCTAATGATGTATCTGCACGTTCTGTTTGTTCTGGGGGTAATGATGACAGTCATCGTAAAGCTGCACAACAGTGGGAAAATACCATCACTGGTGTGGGCCAAAGGTTCAATAGTTTTAGTGAATTTCGTGAAGCATTGCATAAATACTCTATTGCTCATGGGTTTGCTtacaaatataagaaaaatgatagTCATCGTGTCACCGTCAAATGTAAATGTCAAGGCTGTCCTTGGAGAATATATGCATCTAGGTTGTCTACCACACAGTTAATTTGCATTAAGAAAAtgcattacaatcatacttgtGAAGGATCTGCCGTTAAAGCTGGGTATCGAGCAACTAGGGGTTGGGTGGGAAGTATTATAAAAGAGAAATTGAAAGATTCACCCAATTACAAGCCAAAGGATATTGCTGATGATATAAAGCGGGAGTATGGGATTCAGTTAAATTATTCTCAAGCGTGGCGCGCAAAAGAAATTGCTAGAGAGCAGCTTCAAGGCTCCTACAAAGAGGCTTATACACAGTTGCCATTTTTCtgtgagaagataaaagagaCCAATCCAGGGAGTTTTGCAACATTCACAACTAAAGAGGACTCAAGTTTCCATCGTCTCTTTGTGGCATTTCATGCCTCAATATCTGGTTTTCAGCTAGGTTGTCGCCCTCTCATTTTCCTTGACAGAACCCCTTTAAACTCAAAATACCAAGGGGAATTATTGGCTGCAACTGCTGTGGATGGAAATGATGGCATTTTTCCTGTGGCTTTTGCAGTTGTTGACACCGAGACTGAAGACAATTGGTGCTGGTTTCTGCAGGAACTGAAATTAGCGATATCAACATCTGAGCAGATCACTTTTGTTGCAGATTTTCAAAATGGCCTAAAAAGTTCATTGtctaatatatttgaaaaatgctACCATAGCTATTGTTTACGTCACCTTGCTGAGAAATTGAACAAGGATTTGAAGGGACAATTTTCTCATGAGGCCAGACGGTTTATGATTAATGATTTTTATGCTGCTGCTTATGCCCCCAAATTGGATACTTTTGAACGTAGTATTGAGAACATTAAAGGTATTTCTCCGGAGGCCTATGATTGGGTGATCCAAAGTGAGCCAGACCACTGGGCAAATGCATTCTTTAATGGAGCAAGGTATAATCTCCTTTCATCAAATTTTGGACAGCAGTTCTACAGTTGGGTGTCAGAGGCACATGAGTTGCCAATTACTCAAATGATTGATGCATTACGAGGTAAGATGATGGAAACAATTTATGCACGACGCATAGAATCTAATCAATGGATTACAAAGTTGACACCATCCAAGGAGGAATTGCTACAAAAGGAAACATTAGTTGCTCGTTCACTTCAAGTATTGTTCTCTGAAGGTAGCACATTTGAGGTCCGTGGAGAATCTGTtgatattgttgatattgataATTGGGATTGCAGCTGCAAGGGGTGGCAACTTACTGGTGTCCCATGCTGTCATGCCATTGCTGTCTTTGAATGTGTCGGTAGGAGTCCATATGATTATTGTTCAAGATACTTCACAGTTGAGAATTATCAATTAACGTATGCAGAATCTATTCACCCTGTGCCAAATGTTGACAGACCACCTGTCCAGGGTGAATCCGCTGCTTTAGTTATGGTAACCCCTCCACCAACTAAGCGCCCTCCAGGTCGGCCAAAAATAAAGCAAGTTGACTCGATAGACATAATTAAACGTCAGCTTCAGTGTAGTAAATGCAAGGGACTTGGCCACAATAGGAAGACGTGCAAAGTTTCATAG